One stretch of Cyclopterus lumpus isolate fCycLum1 chromosome 10, fCycLum1.pri, whole genome shotgun sequence DNA includes these proteins:
- the LOC117737704 gene encoding catechol O-methyltransferase-like, whose translation MLFETWLVVASVPLLPALLVVASGRCRVQVAALCRGALARALRMLRGRVCVRSTHSFVFSECTHGNARSVLETFDLYADTHPSLCIGPQTGEALDEAVGRVRPCRVLELGTHCGYSSVRMLRLLPPAGRLVTVELDPLTAELGEEIILVAGFKHSQFQVLTSSSAEAIPTLRSLLELNRGTGEGLNLVLMDHDPERYLPDLLALEREELLCPSGCSVLLIHRNRRAGDRGGILGHVRARPDCYSVESELQFMTEIFYQQESTKENK comes from the exons ATG CTTTTTGAAACGTGGCTCGTGGTCGCCTCCGTGCCGCTGCTGCCCGCCCTCCTCGTCGTGGCGTCCGGTCGATGTCGTGTCCAAGTGGCCGCGCTGTGCCGTGGAGCTCTGGCCCGGGCCCTGAGGATGCTGCGAGGCAGGGTGTGTGTCAGGAGCACCCACTCCTTCGTGTTCTCCGAGTGCACCCACGGCAACGCCCGCAGCGTCCTGGAGACCTTTGACCTCTACGCCGACACACACCCGTCCCTCTGCATCGGCCCTCAGACTG GTGAAGCCCTGGATGAAGCGGTGGGGCGTGTCCGTCCCTGCCGGGTCTTGGAGCTCGGGACCCACTGTGGCTACAGCTCTGTCCGCATGCTGcgtctgctgccccctgctggcaggCTGGTCACAGTGGAGCTGGACCCACTTACAGCAGAGCTCGGGGAGGAGATCATCCTGGTGGCTGGCTTCAAACACTCCCAG TTCCAGGTGTTGACCTCCAGCTCAGCGGAGGCCATCCCGACTCTGCGTTCGCTTCTCGAGCTCAACCGAGGGACCGGCGAGGGGCTCAATCTGGTGCTGATGGACCATGACCCCGAGCGGTACCTCCCGGACCTGCTGgctctggagagagaggagctcctCTGCCCCTCCGGCTGCTCCGTCCTTCTGATCCACAGGAACCGAAGAGCCGGAGACCGCGGAGGAATCCTGGGTCACGTCAGGGCGAGGCCCGACTGCTACAGCGTCGAGTCAGAGCTTCAGTTCATGACGGAGATCTTCTACCAACAGGAAAGCACAAAGGAGAATAAGTGA